One stretch of Halobacillus litoralis DNA includes these proteins:
- a CDS encoding YqfQ family protein gives MFPTGQPPFPPMGQFPGFQQAAPQMMRSMAPYINAGSRGFGGFGAPGFLGNTGFGFGSGLPGVLGGGGGTGFGAQALGAAGTAAKTGGAGWLGHMQTALKAMQSAAPMMQQYGPMLKNIPAMINMMKIMNEPDDDDDESLVSLDESSEKASVSQEWDSTSVLDKKEKKRSQGASQPKLFI, from the coding sequence ATGTTTCCGACAGGTCAACCGCCTTTCCCTCCTATGGGCCAATTCCCAGGGTTTCAGCAAGCTGCACCGCAAATGATGCGCTCAATGGCGCCGTATATAAATGCGGGAAGCCGGGGCTTCGGCGGCTTTGGTGCTCCAGGCTTTTTAGGAAATACAGGTTTTGGGTTCGGATCTGGACTCCCGGGAGTTCTCGGCGGAGGTGGAGGTACTGGTTTTGGTGCACAGGCTCTTGGTGCTGCAGGGACAGCTGCAAAAACAGGAGGAGCTGGATGGCTTGGTCACATGCAGACAGCACTTAAAGCCATGCAATCGGCAGCACCTATGATGCAGCAATACGGACCGATGCTGAAAAATATTCCTGCCATGATCAATATGATGAAGATTATGAATGAACCTGACGATGATGATGATGAGAGTCTTGTATCATTGGACGAAAGCAGTGAGAAAGCGTCTGTTTCTCAAGAATGGGACTCAACGAGTGTTCTCGACAAAAAAGAGAAAAAACGATCTCAAGGTGCATCACAGCCTAAATTATTCATTTAG
- the msrB gene encoding peptide-methionine (R)-S-oxide reductase MsrB has translation MSTQLEKATFAGGCFWCMVEPFDERPAIESIVSGYTGGHTENPTYLQVVTETTGHREAVQITFDPAIFSYERLVELFWQQIDPTDAGGQFADRGHSYTTAIYYHNEKQRQVAEKSKKELASSEKFKAPIVTEILPAETFYPAEDKHQDYYKKNRFHYKRYKKGSGRADFIKDQWSYEKDQEELKQRLTDIQYKVTQENATERPFQNEFYDHEDEGIYVDIVSGEPLFSSKDKYDAGCGWPSFTKPIEKQQVKEEVDRSHGMFRTEIRSDRADSHLGHVFEDGPKDQGGLRYCINSAALQFIPKEEMEERGYGYLTYLFQ, from the coding sequence TTGAGTACACAATTAGAAAAAGCAACATTCGCAGGGGGATGCTTCTGGTGTATGGTCGAACCTTTCGATGAACGCCCTGCAATCGAATCCATCGTTTCAGGCTATACAGGAGGACATACAGAAAACCCGACATACTTACAGGTGGTCACAGAAACGACGGGGCACAGGGAAGCGGTACAGATCACTTTCGATCCGGCCATTTTTTCTTATGAGCGACTCGTTGAGCTTTTTTGGCAGCAAATCGATCCCACGGATGCCGGAGGTCAATTTGCTGATCGAGGCCACTCTTATACGACAGCTATCTACTATCACAACGAGAAACAAAGGCAAGTGGCTGAAAAGAGTAAAAAAGAGCTTGCATCATCAGAAAAATTCAAAGCCCCGATTGTAACGGAAATTCTGCCGGCAGAAACGTTTTATCCTGCTGAAGATAAGCATCAGGATTATTATAAGAAAAATCGCTTTCATTACAAACGGTACAAGAAAGGGTCTGGACGAGCTGATTTTATAAAAGATCAATGGAGTTATGAAAAAGACCAGGAAGAATTGAAGCAGCGTCTAACCGATATCCAGTATAAAGTTACGCAGGAGAACGCGACCGAGCGCCCTTTTCAAAATGAATTTTATGATCACGAAGATGAAGGCATCTATGTTGACATTGTTTCAGGAGAACCACTGTTCAGTTCAAAAGATAAATATGATGCGGGTTGTGGTTGGCCTAGCTTTACAAAGCCCATTGAAAAGCAGCAGGTGAAAGAAGAAGTCGATCGGTCTCATGGAATGTTCCGTACGGAAATCCGAAGTGACCGTGCCGACTCCCATCTCGGTCATGTGTTCGAAGATGGACCCAAAGATCAAGGAGGATTGCGCTACTGCATCAATTCTGCTGCTTTGCAGTTCATTCCTAAAGAAGAGATGGAAGAAAGAGGATATGGATATTTGACATACCTTTTTCAATGA
- a CDS encoding TetR/AcrR family transcriptional regulator has translation MGRKRILTKEEILKETGALLRKEGIHGVHFKKLSTELQVSRSTLYEYFKNKEDLILSYMRNMMEEMNKQIEAIPEEEEPNKKLYDLLFIFLDHAETHHIDQMIRELQSSDQTLAIFYRTKIHEDLMGTYEQMLEWIDEAKRSGLWKDDIESEMVADLIFHSILFPTRHKYGVKEMTDQLFRMIEFGVRNK, from the coding sequence TTGGGAAGAAAACGAATTCTTACAAAAGAAGAAATATTAAAAGAGACAGGCGCATTGCTCAGGAAAGAGGGAATCCATGGGGTTCATTTTAAAAAACTCTCAACGGAACTCCAGGTGAGCAGAAGTACGCTTTACGAATACTTTAAAAATAAAGAAGACCTCATTCTCTCCTACATGAGAAATATGATGGAAGAGATGAATAAACAAATTGAAGCGATTCCGGAAGAGGAAGAGCCTAATAAAAAGCTTTACGACCTCCTATTTATTTTTCTTGATCATGCAGAAACTCATCACATCGATCAAATGATTCGGGAGCTGCAGAGCAGTGATCAAACCTTAGCCATATTCTATCGCACAAAGATCCATGAAGACCTTATGGGAACTTATGAGCAAATGTTGGAATGGATTGATGAAGCGAAGAGGTCGGGGCTATGGAAAGATGATATAGAAAGCGAGATGGTTGCTGATCTCATTTTCCATTCCATCTTATTTCCCACCAGGCATAAATATGGAGTGAAAGAGATGACGGATCAACTTTTTAGAATGATCGAATTTGGTGTGAGAAACAAATAG
- a CDS encoding AbrB family transcriptional regulator, with translation MKPSNKMKTYLIALPGGLLFDLLNIPIPWILGPVVFVVLAKYFTSMKSETVPVGKNIAFVLLGIQIGLTFSANTFHSIGPYLLPYTLLTSLMIAISLLAGLYIAKHGTVDKTTALVGSSPGGLSVMIAVSESMKGNSTLVTIFHTLRLISVLFIIPFFVTHGNFDVSTTVVAGVTGGMEKGLYYTIPLYMVAAFIGWQVRDWIPAALVIIPMLFIGALKTAGVSFYPLPGVLFTFAQFLIGTYLGHTVSLREIISAGKTCIAFFALAVSMIGIGIGMAFLLSWWTTMDLKTAVLALAPGGLVEMSITAEQTGSEPAIVSSLQTIRLLMIVLLLPWLFKKLRT, from the coding sequence ATGAAACCTTCGAACAAGATGAAGACTTATTTAATCGCATTGCCAGGCGGTCTTTTGTTCGATTTGTTAAACATCCCGATCCCATGGATATTGGGGCCGGTCGTGTTCGTTGTACTTGCTAAATACTTCACGTCAATGAAATCGGAAACGGTACCGGTAGGAAAAAACATCGCTTTTGTTCTACTAGGAATTCAAATTGGTCTGACGTTCAGTGCGAACACCTTTCATTCTATCGGTCCTTACCTGCTCCCTTATACTCTTCTTACCTCATTGATGATTGCGATCAGCTTATTAGCTGGTTTGTACATTGCAAAGCATGGGACAGTTGACAAAACAACGGCGCTTGTTGGAAGTTCTCCAGGAGGGTTGTCAGTCATGATTGCTGTCAGCGAATCTATGAAAGGGAACAGTACGCTTGTTACGATTTTCCATACCTTACGTTTAATCAGCGTTCTTTTTATTATTCCGTTTTTCGTTACCCATGGAAATTTTGATGTCTCAACAACTGTTGTTGCCGGCGTAACAGGAGGTATGGAAAAAGGCTTGTATTATACCATTCCTTTATATATGGTAGCTGCTTTCATTGGCTGGCAGGTGAGAGACTGGATCCCGGCTGCTCTCGTGATCATTCCTATGCTTTTTATAGGGGCACTAAAGACAGCAGGTGTGTCATTCTACCCATTGCCAGGTGTGCTCTTCACTTTTGCCCAGTTCCTTATAGGCACATACTTGGGACATACGGTATCTTTAAGGGAGATTATATCTGCTGGAAAGACTTGCATCGCTTTCTTTGCATTGGCAGTGTCCATGATCGGAATAGGAATTGGGATGGCCTTTTTATTAAGCTGGTGGACAACCATGGACCTAAAGACAGCTGTTTTAGCTCTGGCTCCAGGTGGACTTGTAGAAATGTCTATCACAGCAGAACAAACAGGTAGTGAACCTGCCATTGTCAGCTCTTTGCAGACCATTCGTTTGTTGATGATCGTCCTGTTGCTCCCCTGGTTGTTCAAAAAGCTAAGAACATGA
- a CDS encoding alpha/beta hydrolase, whose amino-acid sequence MKHIFQKGKSERTLLLLHGTGGTEQDLLPIAKMIDPDASILSVRGNVSENGMPRFFKRLREGVFDEEDLIERTDELNEFLDEASKEYGFDRNHIIAAGYSNGANIAGSLLFHYKDSLRGALLFHPMVPRRGIELPDQSGLPVFIGAGENDPICPAQETKDLEELLTKAGANVTVHWERMGHQLTENEVKTAADWYKSQF is encoded by the coding sequence ATGAAACATATTTTCCAAAAAGGAAAGTCTGAACGCACCTTGTTGCTTCTTCATGGCACAGGGGGTACAGAACAAGATTTGCTGCCTATAGCAAAGATGATTGATCCAGATGCATCGATCTTATCTGTAAGAGGGAATGTATCAGAGAATGGAATGCCACGTTTTTTCAAACGTCTAAGAGAAGGAGTCTTCGATGAAGAAGACTTAATAGAAAGAACGGATGAGTTGAACGAATTCCTTGATGAAGCCAGCAAAGAGTACGGATTCGATCGTAACCATATCATTGCAGCAGGATATTCCAATGGAGCGAACATTGCAGGAAGTCTGTTGTTTCATTACAAAGATAGTTTGCGGGGGGCTTTGCTGTTTCATCCAATGGTCCCGCGGAGAGGGATAGAACTTCCTGACCAATCAGGTCTTCCTGTATTTATCGGTGCCGGTGAAAATGACCCGATCTGTCCAGCTCAAGAAACCAAAGACTTAGAAGAGCTATTAACCAAAGCTGGAGCCAATGTCACCGTTCATTGGGAGCGTATGGGGCATCAATTGACAGAAAATGAAGTGAAAACAGCAGCAGATTGGTATAAAAGTCAATTTTAA
- a CDS encoding DUF6501 family protein has product MIHKNWENNETIKQIECVHNDAKKFVVNNVLTPGKVYDVKNESEEFYFIIDNSGRMGGFYKEYFKEV; this is encoded by the coding sequence ATGATTCACAAAAATTGGGAAAACAATGAAACCATCAAACAAATCGAGTGTGTTCATAACGATGCAAAAAAATTCGTTGTAAACAACGTTCTTACTCCAGGCAAAGTGTATGATGTAAAAAATGAAAGTGAAGAGTTTTACTTTATTATTGATAATTCCGGCCGGATGGGCGGTTTCTATAAGGAGTATTTCAAAGAAGTGTAA
- a CDS encoding amidohydrolase has protein sequence MILDNVRIYQPHQTYESDRAYAIKIKGEKIESIYESPYDGEEDVVDGRGRVLSPAFNDSHMHLLRYGLLKKELDLTQVTSWEEMKAVVENHYDELQQYDWVFGKGFNDGNFDDIDHLLTAEDLNEIQVNAYMYFMHQDGHECVISEQAMDLLKEEEDFKKEPDEFKEKDEHGNWNGRFKDTAVHYIKHHFWGRSAEDAKEALKKAMPHLSQHGLTSVHTDDINFIGSYQRLWQAYTELEHEETLPIDVQLHHYVFNIDDMKSYCKENDLRTGQGTPQVRVGSFKIFLDGTQRLYTAAMRNPYPVEPSTDGRLIYTQEQLDDMVKYASDNDMQVAMHAIGDRAVDQAITALEKSKEATKCFRHRIIHAQTLAPDLIARLRELKPYIETQPSFLLDEWSEKGKWTPESLLPYCDAYESLLKEQVPLTLSSDLPIGALNPFTTIFSAVNRTDLNGNPEGGWMPQEKISVKESFIGFTKTPAELEYREQEKGKIEPGYQADFVILDKHPEEIETEKLKDIKVLETWHRGKCVYRK, from the coding sequence ATGATTTTGGATAACGTTAGAATCTACCAGCCTCATCAAACCTATGAGAGTGACCGCGCTTATGCGATTAAAATAAAAGGGGAGAAGATTGAGTCCATTTATGAGTCACCTTATGATGGTGAGGAAGATGTCGTAGATGGAAGAGGACGAGTCCTTTCTCCGGCCTTCAACGATAGCCATATGCACCTTCTCCGTTACGGTCTGTTAAAGAAGGAATTAGACCTTACCCAAGTAACGAGCTGGGAAGAAATGAAAGCTGTTGTCGAGAATCATTATGATGAACTGCAGCAATACGACTGGGTTTTTGGGAAGGGATTCAACGATGGAAACTTTGATGATATCGACCATCTTTTAACAGCAGAAGACTTAAATGAAATTCAAGTGAATGCGTATATGTACTTCATGCATCAGGATGGTCATGAATGTGTCATTAGTGAACAGGCGATGGATCTGTTGAAAGAAGAAGAGGATTTCAAGAAAGAACCGGATGAATTTAAAGAAAAAGATGAACATGGGAACTGGAATGGCCGCTTTAAAGATACGGCGGTTCATTATATTAAGCACCATTTTTGGGGACGGTCCGCCGAAGATGCAAAAGAAGCATTAAAGAAAGCGATGCCTCACCTTAGTCAACACGGCCTGACCTCTGTGCATACGGATGATATTAACTTCATCGGTTCTTATCAACGGTTGTGGCAGGCCTATACAGAACTAGAACATGAAGAAACTTTACCGATCGATGTACAACTACATCATTATGTTTTTAATATTGATGACATGAAATCCTATTGTAAGGAAAATGATCTTCGCACAGGTCAAGGAACACCTCAAGTGAGAGTAGGGTCTTTCAAGATTTTCTTAGACGGTACCCAGCGGCTTTATACGGCAGCCATGAGGAACCCTTATCCTGTAGAACCGAGTACAGACGGCCGTTTGATTTATACCCAGGAACAGCTCGATGATATGGTCAAATATGCAAGTGACAATGATATGCAGGTGGCCATGCATGCCATCGGGGATCGTGCTGTTGATCAGGCGATTACGGCGCTTGAGAAATCGAAGGAGGCGACGAAATGTTTTAGGCACCGGATTATTCATGCCCAGACGCTTGCTCCTGATCTGATTGCCCGCTTGAGAGAGTTGAAGCCTTACATTGAAACACAGCCTTCCTTTCTTCTTGATGAGTGGAGCGAAAAAGGGAAATGGACACCGGAAAGCCTTCTGCCATATTGTGATGCTTATGAAAGCCTTTTAAAAGAGCAGGTCCCATTAACGTTGAGCTCTGATCTTCCTATTGGTGCGCTGAATCCTTTTACGACCATATTCTCGGCTGTCAACCGGACAGACCTTAATGGAAACCCAGAAGGCGGCTGGATGCCGCAGGAAAAAATAAGCGTAAAGGAATCTTTTATCGGTTTTACAAAAACTCCAGCTGAGCTCGAATATAGAGAACAAGAAAAGGGTAAAATAGAACCTGGTTATCAAGCTGATTTTGTAATCCTGGACAAGCATCCCGAGGAAATAGAAACTGAAAAGCTGAAGGATATAAAAGTATTAGAGACCTGGCATAGAGGAAAGTGTGTCTATAGGAAGTGA
- a CDS encoding histidine phosphatase family protein, with amino-acid sequence MEKLFLVRHSETEGQHEDSPLTKTGIRQAQMLAAFLEKYGHNIDRIISSPYLRAIETIKPFARKNNVTIEMDDRLEERVLSREPLDDWEEVLHDTFVDPELKLTGGESSTEAKKRVLSLIDELENEDCGNVLLVTHGNLLALLLQKYNREIGFYEWKRLSRPDVFLVQKQGGEYTVERIWED; translated from the coding sequence ATGGAGAAATTATTTTTAGTGCGTCACAGCGAAACGGAAGGTCAACATGAAGATTCCCCGTTAACAAAGACGGGCATCAGGCAGGCCCAAATGCTTGCGGCTTTTTTAGAGAAGTACGGGCACAACATTGACCGCATCATCTCAAGTCCTTATTTGCGGGCGATTGAAACGATTAAGCCTTTTGCCAGAAAAAATAATGTGACCATCGAAATGGATGACCGTTTAGAAGAGCGTGTCCTTAGCCGCGAACCTCTGGATGACTGGGAAGAAGTCCTTCATGACACGTTTGTCGACCCTGAGCTGAAACTAACGGGAGGGGAATCCTCGACAGAAGCTAAGAAACGTGTCCTTTCTCTGATTGATGAACTTGAAAATGAGGATTGTGGAAACGTTCTCCTTGTTACTCACGGGAACCTGCTCGCCTTATTACTGCAAAAATATAACCGTGAAATCGGTTTTTATGAATGGAAGCGTCTCTCCCGTCCAGATGTTTTTCTTGTACAAAAACAAGGAGGAGAATATACAGTCGAACGCATTTGGGAAGACTGA
- a CDS encoding indolepyruvate ferredoxin oxidoreductase subunit alpha, which translates to MAFVITSPCKDEKAGECVDVCPVDCIEEGKDMFYIDPAICIDCGACEAVCPVEAIYIEDEVPEEETPYIEINRKFFEEQ; encoded by the coding sequence ATGGCATTTGTAATCACATCCCCTTGTAAAGATGAAAAAGCTGGAGAATGCGTGGATGTGTGCCCAGTTGATTGTATCGAAGAAGGGAAAGATATGTTCTATATCGACCCTGCGATTTGCATAGATTGTGGTGCGTGTGAAGCAGTTTGTCCAGTTGAAGCGATTTATATCGAGGACGAGGTACCAGAAGAAGAAACTCCATACATCGAGATTAACCGTAAGTTCTTTGAAGAACAATAA
- a CDS encoding SDR family oxidoreductase: MTKLKNQTAIITGASSGIGKAIAHHLANDGANVVLAARRAEKLNELAEEIIEQYNVEAKVVETDVTKREDVEKLVSETKSAFNTVDLFINNAGVMLLSFLKNDHVDEWEQMVDVNIKGVLYGIHASLPTMIEQESGHIVNVSSVAGHEVFPSSTVYSATKYAVKALSMGMEKELSKSGVRVTNVSPGAVDTELTDHITDGEVIDMFKNRSMDPLEADDIARAVAYAVTQPSYVNVNEVIVRPMHQK; this comes from the coding sequence ATGACAAAACTAAAAAATCAAACAGCGATCATAACAGGGGCCAGCAGCGGAATCGGTAAAGCGATTGCTCACCATTTAGCAAATGATGGGGCGAATGTTGTACTCGCAGCTAGAAGAGCAGAAAAGCTTAATGAACTCGCAGAAGAAATTATTGAACAATATAATGTAGAAGCGAAAGTGGTAGAAACAGATGTAACGAAAAGAGAAGATGTGGAGAAGCTAGTTTCAGAAACGAAATCAGCATTCAATACGGTGGATCTTTTCATTAATAATGCAGGAGTTATGTTGCTCTCCTTCTTAAAGAATGACCACGTGGATGAATGGGAACAGATGGTTGATGTTAATATTAAAGGGGTTTTATACGGCATCCATGCAAGCCTGCCTACCATGATTGAACAGGAGTCCGGTCATATCGTTAATGTTTCCTCTGTTGCTGGGCATGAAGTCTTTCCATCCAGCACCGTTTACAGTGCGACAAAATATGCGGTAAAAGCTCTTTCGATGGGAATGGAAAAAGAACTTTCTAAATCGGGCGTCCGAGTGACGAACGTTTCACCGGGAGCCGTGGATACAGAACTTACCGACCACATTACAGACGGAGAGGTCATTGATATGTTCAAAAACCGTAGCATGGATCCGCTGGAAGCGGATGATATTGCCCGTGCCGTTGCTTATGCAGTGACTCAGCCATCTTATGTGAATGTAAATGAGGTCATCGTACGTCCCATGCATCAAAAGTAA
- a CDS encoding acylphosphatase: MENNQITVHGRVQGVGFRAATKQIAEQIGISGWVKNQPDGTVLIEAEGEHGKLQQFIKEIDEGPTPFSKVEALDVKNKDKINNYKKFKVVQ; encoded by the coding sequence ATGGAAAACAATCAGATAACCGTCCACGGCCGCGTTCAAGGTGTCGGTTTCCGTGCTGCAACTAAACAGATCGCTGAACAGATCGGTATTTCAGGATGGGTGAAAAATCAGCCCGACGGCACCGTTCTTATTGAAGCGGAAGGAGAGCATGGAAAATTACAGCAGTTCATAAAAGAAATAGATGAGGGGCCTACACCTTTCAGTAAAGTAGAAGCACTCGATGTTAAAAATAAAGATAAAATCAATAATTACAAGAAATTTAAAGTAGTACAATGA
- a CDS encoding P1 family peptidase — protein sequence MNEIDITEIEGFFFGQKESENHHTGCTVILSKDGATAGVDVRGGAPGTRETDALKSENLVQQVHGVFLSGGSAFGLEVGSGVMKYLEEEGIGFDVGVTRVPVAPGAILFDLRENDQGMRPDAKMGYEAAAAAFKHSHLKQGNYGAGAGATVGKGKGPSFSMKGGLGHYSIQVGDVKVGAVVAVNCFGDVINPETGQIIAGIQREGSFLNSEDVLMDQMKEGPTNRFHGNTTIGAVVTNAKVDKPAANKLAAMSHAGLARTIRPSHTFVDGDTMFFAGSGKISCDYNSLGVMAVRAVEKAVQNAVTHAKTTKNFLSAKDLQ from the coding sequence ATGAATGAGATTGATATCACGGAAATTGAAGGGTTCTTTTTTGGTCAAAAAGAAAGTGAAAATCATCACACAGGGTGCACAGTTATTCTGAGTAAAGACGGTGCCACGGCAGGTGTGGATGTCCGGGGCGGGGCTCCAGGTACGAGGGAGACCGATGCCTTGAAATCTGAAAATCTTGTGCAACAGGTTCACGGCGTATTTCTGTCTGGAGGCAGTGCTTTTGGTCTTGAGGTTGGTTCAGGAGTGATGAAATATTTGGAAGAGGAAGGGATCGGTTTTGATGTAGGGGTAACTCGAGTCCCGGTCGCCCCTGGTGCCATTTTGTTTGACTTAAGAGAAAACGACCAGGGCATGCGCCCGGATGCTAAAATGGGTTATGAAGCTGCAGCAGCTGCTTTCAAGCATTCACATTTGAAACAGGGGAATTATGGAGCAGGTGCAGGGGCGACAGTTGGAAAAGGGAAAGGACCTTCTTTTAGTATGAAAGGCGGATTGGGGCATTATTCCATTCAAGTGGGGGACGTAAAAGTGGGTGCGGTCGTTGCCGTTAATTGTTTTGGGGATGTCATCAATCCTGAGACTGGCCAAATCATCGCCGGCATACAGAGAGAGGGTAGTTTCTTAAATAGTGAAGATGTGTTGATGGATCAAATGAAAGAGGGACCGACCAATCGATTTCACGGGAATACGACCATTGGTGCCGTGGTTACTAATGCGAAGGTAGATAAACCGGCAGCAAACAAACTGGCGGCCATGTCCCATGCCGGCCTTGCACGTACCATTCGTCCTTCCCATACATTCGTTGATGGCGACACAATGTTTTTTGCTGGGTCAGGGAAAATTTCCTGTGACTACAACAGTCTAGGAGTCATGGCTGTCAGAGCGGTTGAAAAAGCAGTACAAAATGCAGTGACTCATGCTAAAACAACGAAAAACTTTTTATCAGCTAAAGATCTACAGTAG
- a CDS encoding gamma-glutamylcyclotransferase, with amino-acid sequence MNVFVYGSLCKNQENHHYMKEATCLSEQAFVKGTLYTGHSYYPLLIKNDQEITYGELYDIPSSLLAVLDELEGYSKDSEDPYFVREMCEVSTPQGVKEAFVYYWPREAAGEEVHNHDWKVHRSIQREHLHYFAYGSCMDNSRLCEHGVDHLFTTIKGKGMLNDYRLSFSTHFEDGSRADITEHPGSHVEGVVYEVGREAREYLYRREGVETKVYRPTIVHVIGDDGMTIPALSFTVIEKKAEIAPPFHYAEEIHRGGSKYLSENYMKSIEQKFIEEWKVPEFRTYLQKKGWRE; translated from the coding sequence ATGAACGTTTTTGTTTACGGTTCTCTTTGCAAAAATCAGGAAAATCATCATTATATGAAAGAAGCGACATGTCTTTCAGAACAAGCTTTTGTGAAAGGTACGTTGTATACGGGACATTCTTATTATCCGCTTCTCATAAAAAACGATCAGGAGATCACCTATGGAGAATTGTACGACATTCCCTCTTCATTATTAGCCGTGTTGGATGAATTAGAAGGCTATTCCAAGGATTCAGAGGATCCATATTTCGTACGGGAGATGTGCGAAGTTTCTACACCACAAGGAGTAAAAGAAGCGTTCGTCTATTATTGGCCGCGAGAAGCTGCAGGTGAAGAGGTCCACAATCACGATTGGAAAGTCCATCGATCTATTCAAAGGGAGCATCTCCATTATTTCGCTTATGGGTCATGTATGGACAATTCCAGATTATGCGAGCATGGAGTTGACCATTTATTTACTACAATCAAAGGGAAAGGGATGCTTAACGATTACAGGCTTTCTTTTTCCACTCATTTCGAGGACGGTTCACGAGCTGATATTACCGAACACCCTGGTTCTCACGTGGAAGGAGTTGTTTATGAAGTTGGAAGAGAGGCAAGAGAGTATTTATATCGAAGGGAAGGGGTGGAAACGAAGGTCTATAGACCAACGATTGTTCATGTGATCGGAGATGACGGAATGACAATCCCTGCTCTTTCTTTCACGGTTATTGAAAAGAAAGCTGAAATCGCTCCACCTTTTCATTATGCAGAAGAAATTCATCGAGGAGGTTCGAAATACCTCTCTGAAAACTACATGAAATCTATCGAACAAAAGTTCATAGAAGAATGGAAAGTGCCAGAATTTAGAACGTATTTGCAAAAAAAGGGGTGGAGAGAATGA
- a CDS encoding alpha/beta hydrolase, producing the protein MTKVMWSSYTARDFTRLQYALLKKETSSKEAIIIVHGITAEFHHHEAFAQECLRDADIYFPVLRGYDQSQKRGDIDYIGQYDDDLFDFIHFIEKKGYEKVTMAGHSMGCANLLRLIQTNKSAASEYLFIAPFFHPTLPVYHEDATEQSTDRTDVDYTVFDKKVMLLMTLYKMNIHRFNNRTVAEIPDEFNKTEKLTLSFRLLASRFLEKIPPELLHDIKGRVSIYVGSEDEVLLHDTFQRYVNEHWNVEIHIIQGTDHNHILHHPQLHKEWAEK; encoded by the coding sequence ATGACAAAGGTCATGTGGTCTAGTTACACAGCCAGGGATTTTACTCGTTTACAATATGCGCTTCTTAAGAAGGAGACCTCTTCTAAGGAAGCGATTATTATCGTACACGGGATTACAGCCGAATTTCATCATCATGAAGCTTTTGCTCAGGAATGTCTCCGTGACGCTGATATTTATTTTCCTGTGTTAAGAGGGTATGATCAGAGTCAAAAGAGAGGGGACATTGACTACATTGGGCAATATGATGACGATTTATTTGATTTCATCCATTTCATTGAAAAAAAGGGGTATGAAAAAGTGACCATGGCCGGACACTCCATGGGCTGTGCCAACCTATTGAGGTTGATTCAAACAAACAAGAGCGCTGCCAGTGAATACTTGTTTATCGCTCCATTCTTTCATCCTACTTTGCCTGTCTATCATGAGGATGCGACCGAGCAGTCCACTGATCGAACCGATGTGGATTATACGGTATTCGACAAGAAAGTCATGCTTCTCATGACTTTGTATAAGATGAATATCCATCGATTCAATAACAGGACTGTTGCGGAAATTCCCGATGAGTTCAACAAAACTGAAAAACTAACTTTGAGCTTCCGACTCCTTGCCTCAAGGTTTCTTGAAAAAATCCCCCCAGAATTGCTACATGATATAAAGGGTAGAGTGTCCATTTATGTGGGAAGTGAGGATGAAGTTCTATTGCATGATACATTCCAGCGGTATGTAAATGAGCATTGGAACGTTGAGATCCACATCATTCAAGGAACAGACCACAACCATATCCTTCACCATCCTCAACTGCATAAGGAATGGGCGGAGAAATGA